The proteins below come from a single Polymorphobacter fuscus genomic window:
- a CDS encoding response regulator transcription factor produces the protein MRILLIEDDRAMARTVELMLDEAGFEHETAGTGESALEFARTYEFDAILLDLTLPDTHGHEVLKRLRMLRVATPVLILSGDAETSTKVTGFGAGADDYVTKPFDKAELLARLHALVRRSQGHAQSLIITGPVAIDLAARTVAVDGHRVSLTGKEYAILEMLSLRKGMTVTKEMFLTHLYGGRDEPELKIIDVFICKLRKKLSVAGAPASGCIETVWGRGYSLRDPQPERLEVA, from the coding sequence ATGCGTATACTGCTCATCGAAGATGATCGAGCCATGGCCCGCACTGTCGAATTGATGCTCGACGAGGCGGGTTTCGAACACGAAACTGCCGGAACAGGGGAATCGGCACTCGAATTTGCCCGTACCTATGAATTCGATGCCATCCTGCTCGACCTCACCTTGCCGGACACCCATGGTCATGAAGTGCTGAAGCGCTTGCGCATGTTGCGCGTCGCGACTCCGGTGCTGATTCTCTCGGGCGACGCCGAAACCAGCACAAAGGTCACCGGTTTCGGTGCCGGCGCCGATGATTATGTCACAAAGCCGTTCGACAAGGCCGAACTGCTGGCGCGGCTTCATGCCCTCGTCCGTCGCAGCCAGGGCCATGCCCAGTCGCTCATCATTACCGGCCCCGTCGCCATCGACCTCGCGGCGCGCACCGTCGCCGTCGACGGTCACCGCGTATCGCTGACCGGCAAGGAATATGCGATCCTGGAAATGCTGTCGCTGCGCAAGGGCATGACAGTCACCAAAGAAATGTTTCTGACTCATCTCTATGGTGGCCGCGACGAACCGGAGTTGAAGATCATCGACGTCTTCATCTGCAAGTTGCGCAAGAAGCTTTCCGTCGCCGGCGCACCGGCGTCGGGCTGCATCGAAACCGTCTGGGGCCGCGGCTATTCGCTGCGCGATCCGCAGCCGGAACGCCTCGAAGTCGCCTGA
- a CDS encoding RNA methyltransferase produces MSDTLGVVAPAVILVRPQLGVNIGACARAMLNFGLTDLRLVAPRDGWPNPDAGPAASGADVVLANARVFDTVAEACAGLGLIFATTMRGRELTRRVVTPAQAAREFHGLAGQGGLMYGPERTGLETEDLAVAHAILTIPVNPDFGSLNLAQAVIVSAYEWFRQADDTEAATLVNHDGPAPHEELEGLIDAVDVQLRANGYYNPVPGRAAAARLLMRNLFTRPEFTAGEVRSLRGIVRGLSQRRGGG; encoded by the coding sequence ATGAGCGATACGCTGGGGGTGGTCGCGCCGGCGGTCATCCTGGTGCGGCCGCAACTGGGCGTGAACATCGGCGCCTGTGCGCGGGCGATGCTCAATTTCGGGCTGACCGACCTGCGGCTGGTGGCGCCGCGCGACGGCTGGCCAAATCCCGATGCGGGGCCGGCGGCGAGTGGCGCCGATGTCGTGCTCGCCAATGCCCGCGTCTTCGATACCGTGGCCGAGGCCTGCGCCGGGCTGGGGCTGATCTTTGCAACGACGATGCGGGGGCGCGAACTGACCCGGCGGGTCGTCACGCCCGCGCAGGCGGCGCGCGAGTTTCACGGTCTGGCCGGGCAGGGCGGGTTGATGTACGGCCCGGAGCGGACCGGGCTGGAGACCGAGGACCTGGCGGTGGCGCATGCGATCCTCACGATCCCCGTCAATCCGGACTTCGGATCGCTCAACCTCGCACAGGCGGTGATTGTCAGCGCCTATGAATGGTTTCGCCAGGCCGACGACACCGAAGCGGCGACGCTGGTCAACCACGATGGGCCGGCGCCGCACGAGGAGCTTGAAGGGCTGATTGACGCTGTTGACGTCCAGCTGCGTGCCAATGGCTATTACAACCCGGTGCCGGGGCGGGCGGCGGCAGCACGGCTGCTGATGCGCAACCTGTTCACACGGCCGGAGTTCACGGCGGGCGAGGTGCGGTCGCTGCGCGGTATCGTCCGCGGCCTGTCGCAGCGGCGCGGCGGCGGCTGA
- the nrdR gene encoding transcriptional regulator NrdR has product MRCPFCGNDDSQVKDSRPTEDASAIRRRRQCPACGGRFTTFERIQLRDLVIVKKSGKREVFDRDKLARSIEIACRKRPVQPERIERMVNGVVRRLESAGENEIDVGRVGEMVMEGLQALDPVAYIRFASVYRDFREARDFETFVGGLAVHGPHPRLDEE; this is encoded by the coding sequence ATGCGCTGCCCCTTTTGCGGCAATGACGACAGCCAGGTGAAGGATTCGCGCCCGACCGAGGACGCGAGTGCGATCCGGCGCCGCCGGCAATGCCCGGCGTGCGGTGGCCGCTTCACCACCTTCGAACGCATCCAGCTGCGCGACCTTGTCATCGTCAAGAAGTCGGGCAAGCGCGAGGTGTTCGATCGTGACAAGCTGGCGCGATCCATCGAGATCGCCTGCCGCAAGCGCCCGGTGCAGCCCGAACGCATCGAGCGCATGGTCAATGGCGTCGTGCGCCGGCTCGAATCGGCGGGCGAGAATGAAATCGACGTCGGGCGTGTCGGCGAGATGGTGATGGAAGGGCTGCAGGCGCTCGACCCCGTCGCCTATATCCGCTTTGCCAGCGTCTATCGCGACTTCCGCGAGGCGCGTGATTTCGAAACCTTCGTTGGCGGGCTGGCGGTGCATGGCCCGCACCCGCGGCTGGACGAGGAATGA
- the glyA gene encoding serine hydroxymethyltransferase, whose translation MSSNPVLVTDTLPTGFFDTHLTVADTAVADAVAAELDRQQHQIELIASENIVSRAVLEAQGSVFTNKYAEGYPGKRYYQGCAPSDAVETLAIDRAKALFNCAYANVQPHSGAQANGAVMLALVKPGETILGMSLDAGGHLTHGAAPSMSGKWFNAVQYGVRREDHLIDYDEVERLAVEHKPVLIIAGGSAYPRIIDFARFRAIADKVGAKLLVDMAHFAGLVAAGIHPSPLPHADVVTTTTHKTLRGPRGGMILSNDEALGKKFNSAVFPGMQGGPLMHVIAAKAVAFGEALQPEFKDYAARIVANAQTLAARLKDRGCAVVAGGTDTHLALIDLTPKGITGKDADEALERAGITCNKNGVPFDPLPPTKTSGIRVGSPAGTTRGFGQSEFAAIGDMIADVLDGLAANGEHGNADVEKAVNVRVRALCARFPIYPNA comes from the coding sequence ATGAGCAGCAACCCGGTCCTGGTCACCGATACCTTGCCGACAGGCTTTTTCGACACCCATCTGACGGTCGCGGACACCGCCGTCGCCGATGCGGTTGCCGCGGAACTGGACCGGCAGCAGCATCAGATCGAACTGATCGCGTCGGAAAACATCGTGTCGCGCGCCGTGCTCGAGGCGCAGGGATCGGTGTTCACCAACAAATATGCCGAAGGCTATCCGGGCAAGCGCTATTACCAGGGTTGTGCGCCGTCCGACGCGGTGGAGACGCTGGCGATCGATCGCGCCAAGGCGCTGTTCAACTGCGCCTATGCCAACGTGCAGCCCCATTCGGGCGCACAGGCCAATGGCGCCGTCATGCTGGCGCTGGTCAAGCCGGGCGAGACGATCCTGGGCATGAGCCTCGATGCCGGCGGGCACCTGACCCATGGCGCGGCACCGTCGATGAGCGGCAAATGGTTCAACGCCGTGCAATATGGTGTGCGGCGCGAGGACCATCTGATCGATTATGACGAGGTCGAGCGGCTGGCGGTCGAGCACAAGCCGGTGTTGATCATCGCCGGCGGCTCGGCCTATCCGCGCATCATCGATTTCGCGCGCTTCCGGGCGATCGCTGACAAGGTGGGCGCCAAGCTGCTCGTCGACATGGCGCATTTCGCGGGGCTAGTCGCCGCCGGCATCCATCCCAGCCCGCTGCCGCACGCCGATGTGGTGACGACGACGACGCACAAGACGCTGCGCGGCCCGCGCGGCGGCATGATCCTGTCCAATGACGAAGCGCTGGGCAAGAAGTTCAACTCGGCGGTGTTCCCGGGCATGCAGGGCGGGCCGCTGATGCATGTCATCGCGGCCAAGGCCGTCGCGTTCGGCGAGGCGTTGCAGCCCGAGTTCAAGGATTATGCCGCGCGCATCGTCGCCAATGCCCAGACGCTGGCGGCACGCTTGAAGGACCGCGGCTGCGCAGTCGTTGCCGGCGGCACCGACACGCATCTGGCCCTGATCGACCTGACACCCAAGGGCATCACCGGCAAGGATGCCGATGAGGCACTGGAGCGTGCTGGCATCACCTGCAACAAGAATGGCGTGCCGTTCGACCCGTTGCCGCCGACCAAGACCAGCGGCATCCGCGTCGGATCGCCGGCCGGCACCACCCGCGGTTTCGGCCAGAGCGAGTTCGCCGCGATCGGCGACATGATCGCCGATGTGCTTGACGGTCTGGCGGCCAATGGCGAGCATGGCAATGCGGACGTGGAAAAGGCGGTCAATGTGCGGGTGCGTGCCTTGTGTGCGCGGTTCCCGATCTATCCCAACGCTTGA
- the rpiB gene encoding ribose 5-phosphate isomerase B has product MTIVALASDHAGVAYKAMLIDEVRGLGHGVIDLGPNSDTSVDYPDYGTRLAEAIADGRATFGVAICGSGIGISIAANRNPAVRAALCTSGLMARLARQHNDANVLALGSRIIGPDTARDCLTQFLAAGFAGGRHAGRVAKLTPGHEETIA; this is encoded by the coding sequence ATGACGATTGTCGCTCTTGCCTCCGATCATGCCGGCGTTGCCTATAAGGCAATGCTCATCGACGAAGTGCGTGGCCTCGGCCATGGCGTGATCGACCTGGGGCCGAACAGCGACACTTCGGTCGACTATCCCGACTATGGCACCAGGCTCGCCGAGGCGATCGCCGATGGGCGGGCAACCTTCGGCGTGGCGATCTGCGGATCGGGCATCGGCATTTCGATTGCGGCCAACCGCAATCCGGCGGTGCGCGCGGCGCTGTGCACTTCGGGCCTGATGGCGCGGCTGGCACGGCAGCATAATGATGCCAATGTGCTGGCGCTGGGCAGCCGGATCATCGGCCCCGACACCGCGCGCGACTGTCTGACACAATTTCTGGCTGCCGGCTTTGCCGGTGGCCGCCACGCCGGGCGCGTCGCCAAGCTGACCCCCGGACATGAGGAGACGATCGCATGA
- a CDS encoding BLUF domain-containing protein: protein MISLIYSSQGLIFYQSPFYFQRMATLLAQCFDKNVKLRITGILGLSNGRFMQVLEGPTHSVEDMFAAICRDPRHFDVRLISTRSIAERRFGSWSMAFVGPPVNIEPVFDMIDPKMTVAHEDIVTRLASYIRC, encoded by the coding sequence ATGATAAGTCTGATATATTCTAGTCAGGGACTTATATTCTACCAGTCGCCATTTTATTTTCAAAGAATGGCAACGTTATTGGCCCAGTGCTTTGATAAAAATGTGAAACTGCGCATAACCGGAATATTGGGCCTGTCGAACGGCCGTTTCATGCAGGTTCTCGAAGGTCCGACGCACTCTGTCGAAGATATGTTCGCCGCGATCTGCCGCGACCCGCGCCACTTCGATGTCCGCCTGATTTCAACGCGATCGATTGCCGAACGGCGGTTCGGGAGTTGGTCGATGGCGTTCGTCGGGCCGCCGGTCAATATCGAACCGGTGTTCGACATGATCGACCCAAAAATGACGGTGGCGCACGAAGATATTGTCACGCGGCTGGCGTCCTATATCCGCTGTTGA
- a CDS encoding enoyl-CoA hydratase/isomerase family protein, with product MTDLITPDEVLVERRGRALWITLNRPEALNALNLAMARTIHRALFNAAADPDVERIVIEGAGDRAFCAGGDVALLARRGREDKALYEGFFHDEYRMNQTIARIPTPYVAILDGVTMGGGVGLSIHGPFRVVTERTLFAMPETGIGLIPDVGGTHALARLPGQIGTWLALTGARLKAADCLYAEIATHYVPSDRLPVLRDLLAENAEPVEDILETLHGSAGLSSLPALRDGIDYHFGHDSVEAILASLDEGDDWAQAQAAIIRRMSPTSCKLTLAGLRSAADESIEDALITEYRMVCEIRNGHDFFEGVRAQLLDKDRNPLWSPARLEDVTDEDIARHLAEPESGDLTFE from the coding sequence ATGACCGATCTCATCACCCCCGACGAAGTGCTGGTCGAACGGCGGGGTCGGGCGCTGTGGATCACGCTCAACCGGCCCGAAGCGCTCAATGCGCTCAACCTTGCCATGGCGCGGACCATCCACCGCGCGCTGTTCAACGCCGCCGCCGACCCCGATGTCGAGCGCATCGTCATCGAAGGGGCCGGTGACCGGGCCTTTTGCGCCGGCGGCGATGTGGCGCTGCTGGCGCGGCGCGGGCGCGAGGACAAGGCGCTGTACGAGGGCTTTTTCCACGACGAGTATCGCATGAACCAGACGATCGCGCGGATTCCGACGCCCTATGTCGCGATTCTCGACGGCGTGACGATGGGCGGCGGCGTCGGCCTGTCGATCCACGGGCCGTTCCGCGTGGTGACCGAGCGGACGCTGTTCGCCATGCCGGAAACCGGCATCGGCCTCATCCCCGATGTCGGCGGCACCCATGCGCTGGCGCGGCTGCCCGGACAGATCGGCACTTGGTTGGCGCTGACCGGCGCGCGGTTGAAGGCGGCGGACTGTCTTTATGCCGAAATCGCCACCCATTATGTGCCGTCGGACCGGCTGCCGGTGCTGCGCGACCTGCTCGCCGAAAATGCCGAGCCGGTCGAGGATATCCTCGAAACGCTGCACGGCAGCGCCGGCCTGTCGAGCCTGCCGGCGTTGCGTGACGGCATCGATTACCACTTCGGCCATGACAGCGTCGAAGCCATTCTCGCCAGCCTCGATGAGGGCGATGACTGGGCGCAGGCGCAGGCCGCGATCATCCGCCGCATGTCGCCGACATCGTGCAAGTTGACGCTGGCCGGGCTGCGCTCCGCGGCCGACGAAAGCATCGAGGATGCGCTGATCACCGAATATCGGATGGTCTGCGAAATTCGCAACGGGCATGATTTCTTCGAAGGCGTGCGCGCGCAGCTGCTCGACAAGGACCGCAACCCCCTGTGGTCGCCGGCGCGACTGGAAGATGTGACCGACGAGGATATCGCGCGGCATCTCGCCGAACCGGAGAGCGGCGACCTGACCTTCGAATAG
- a CDS encoding PaaI family thioesterase has product MTDAELLERMTRFVPPTADLLGQELLEVDSAAGRVRMKFQPRAECCNPMGNVQGGIIVAMLDDAAAFAAIVKSGERIGIPTIELKASFFAPARAGVPLFAEGRCIKLGKRIAFMEADLTDEAGNLLARLTTSAVPLPMQAGANLVERPQGGNLVERK; this is encoded by the coding sequence ATGACCGATGCCGAGCTGCTGGAGCGGATGACGCGTTTCGTGCCGCCGACCGCCGACCTTCTGGGCCAGGAATTGCTGGAGGTCGACAGCGCCGCCGGGCGGGTGCGGATGAAATTCCAGCCGCGCGCCGAATGCTGCAACCCGATGGGCAATGTCCAGGGGGGCATCATCGTCGCCATGCTCGACGACGCCGCGGCGTTTGCGGCGATCGTCAAGTCGGGGGAGCGCATCGGCATCCCGACGATCGAGCTGAAAGCCAGTTTTTTTGCCCCGGCGCGCGCCGGGGTGCCGCTGTTCGCCGAAGGGCGGTGCATCAAGCTGGGCAAGCGCATCGCCTTCATGGAAGCCGATCTGACCGATGAAGCCGGCAATCTGCTGGCGCGGCTGACGACGAGCGCCGTGCCGCTGCCGATGCAGGCGGGCGCCAATCTCGTCGAGCGGCCGCAGGGCGGCAATCTTGTGGAGCGCAAATGA
- the murI gene encoding glutamate racemase — protein MSAPILVFDSGVGGLSVLAPIRALLPGLPVVYAADNAGFPYGTRSEAEIAARVPALLGRLVERFRPRLVVIACNTASTIALSHVRAALDLPVVGTVPAIKPAAAASRTRVIGVLGTAATVRQPYVDRLSAEFAADCLVLRHGSARLVELAEAKLAGTVVTAADVAPELAGLTDQPGGDRLDRVVLACTHFPLLAAELAAAGPRALGFVDGGAGIARRVAHLLGASAPTPIGASAPTPIGAFAPGRAVFTRADAHVDALAPALKGFGLATVETL, from the coding sequence ATGTCGGCGCCCATTCTTGTCTTTGATTCCGGTGTCGGCGGGCTGTCGGTGCTGGCGCCGATCCGCGCGCTGCTGCCCGGGCTGCCGGTCGTCTATGCCGCCGACAATGCCGGCTTTCCCTATGGCACCAGGTCCGAAGCCGAGATTGCGGCGCGGGTGCCGGCGTTGCTCGGGCGGCTGGTGGAACGCTTTCGGCCACGGCTGGTGGTGATTGCCTGCAACACCGCGTCGACCATTGCCCTGTCGCATGTCCGCGCGGCGCTCGACCTGCCGGTGGTGGGGACAGTGCCGGCGATCAAGCCGGCGGCGGCAGCGTCGCGAACGCGGGTGATCGGCGTGCTCGGCACCGCCGCCACCGTGCGACAGCCCTATGTCGATCGGCTGTCGGCCGAATTTGCCGCTGATTGCCTCGTGCTGCGCCATGGTTCGGCACGGCTCGTCGAACTGGCGGAGGCCAAGCTGGCCGGAACAGTGGTGACGGCGGCCGATGTGGCGCCCGAACTGGCCGGGCTGACCGACCAGCCGGGGGGCGACCGGCTCGACAGGGTGGTGCTCGCATGCACGCATTTCCCGCTGCTTGCCGCCGAGCTGGCAGCGGCCGGCCCGCGCGCCCTGGGGTTCGTCGATGGCGGCGCCGGCATCGCGCGGCGGGTGGCGCATCTGCTGGGTGCCTCCGCGCCCACACCGATTGGCGCCTCCGCACCGACACCCATTGGCGCCTTCGCGCCGGGACGGGCCGTCTTCACCCGCGCCGACGCCCATGTTGACGCGCTGGCCCCGGCGCTTAAAGGCTTTGGGCTTGCGACAGTGGAGACACTCTGA
- a CDS encoding DUF3429 domain-containing protein, which produces MDDKDATPMPPTAIPRSVLVYGVLGLVPFLAPPAIAALTPAHADILGLVAVVYGALILSFLGGARWGQEVARPGPRAGVVTLAMLPTLAGLALLLATWLDRPAQLTALAALLGLHFVWDAASGGLPPWYTRLRLLLTVGAVAGLLAMAQLVAAPAAVVMT; this is translated from the coding sequence ATGGACGACAAGGATGCGACCCCGATGCCACCGACCGCGATTCCGCGCAGCGTGCTCGTTTACGGTGTGCTCGGGCTGGTGCCGTTTCTGGCGCCGCCGGCGATCGCCGCGCTGACGCCGGCGCACGCCGACATATTGGGGCTGGTGGCGGTGGTCTATGGCGCGCTGATCCTGTCGTTCCTCGGTGGCGCGCGCTGGGGGCAGGAGGTGGCGCGGCCGGGGCCGCGCGCCGGGGTGGTGACGCTCGCGATGCTGCCGACGCTCGCCGGCCTTGCGCTGCTGCTGGCGACGTGGCTCGACCGGCCGGCGCAGCTGACGGCGTTGGCGGCGCTGCTGGGGCTGCACTTCGTCTGGGATGCGGCGTCGGGCGGGCTGCCGCCCTGGTACACGCGGCTGCGCCTGCTGCTCACGGTCGGCGCCGTCGCTGGGCTGCTGGCCATGGCGCAGTTGGTGGCGGCGCCGGCTGCGGTGGTGATGACCTAG
- the hemB gene encoding porphobilinogen synthase — MTASYPATRLRRTRVAPWSRSLHAETTLSPADLIWPIFVTEGRGVTDPIRTMPGVDRLSVDRLAAAANEAVALGIPCIALFPNTQGHLRTEDGKEALNPDNLVCQAIKALKDAQPGLGVLVDVALDPYTSHGHDGLMHDDGRILNDVTVEVLVGQSLNQARAGADIIAPSDMMDGRVAAIRAGLEGEGFCDVQIMAYAAKYASAFYGPFRDAVGSGGYLKGDKKTYQMDPANSREALREVAFDIAEGADSVMVKPGMPYLDIIRMVRDRFDVPVFAYQVSGEYALIEAAVAAGVLEKDRAVLETLLGFKRAGCSGVLTYYAPLAAKLLG, encoded by the coding sequence ATGACCGCATCCTACCCCGCCACGCGCCTCCGCCGCACCCGTGTCGCCCCCTGGAGCCGCTCGCTCCACGCCGAAACCACCCTGTCGCCGGCCGACCTGATCTGGCCGATCTTCGTGACCGAAGGCCGCGGCGTCACCGACCCGATTCGCACCATGCCGGGTGTCGACCGGCTGTCGGTCGATCGCCTCGCCGCTGCCGCGAACGAGGCCGTAGCGCTCGGCATCCCGTGCATCGCGCTGTTTCCCAACACACAGGGACATCTGCGGACGGAAGACGGCAAGGAAGCGCTCAACCCCGACAATCTCGTCTGCCAGGCGATCAAGGCGCTCAAGGATGCGCAACCCGGCCTCGGCGTTCTCGTCGATGTCGCACTCGACCCCTATACCAGCCATGGCCATGACGGGCTGATGCACGACGATGGTCGCATCCTCAACGATGTGACGGTGGAGGTGCTGGTCGGCCAGTCGCTCAACCAGGCCCGCGCCGGCGCCGACATCATCGCCCCGTCCGACATGATGGACGGCCGCGTCGCCGCCATCCGCGCCGGGCTGGAGGGCGAAGGCTTTTGCGACGTCCAGATCATGGCCTATGCCGCCAAATATGCCTCGGCCTTCTACGGCCCCTTCCGTGATGCTGTCGGCAGCGGTGGCTATCTCAAGGGCGACAAGAAGACGTACCAGATGGACCCGGCCAATTCCCGCGAAGCCCTGCGCGAAGTCGCCTTCGATATTGCCGAAGGTGCCGACAGCGTCATGGTCAAGCCCGGCATGCCCTATCTCGACATCATCCGCATGGTCCGCGACCGGTTCGACGTGCCGGTCTTTGCCTATCAGGTCAGCGGCGAATATGCGCTGATCGAAGCGGCCGTCGCCGCCGGCGTTCTCGAAAAGGACCGCGCCGTCCTCGAAACCCTGCTCGGCTTCAAACGCGCCGGCTGCTCGGGCGTACTCACCTATTATGCGCCGCTGGCGGCGAAGCTGCTGGGTTAG